The following proteins are co-located in the Anomalospiza imberbis isolate Cuckoo-Finch-1a 21T00152 chromosome 1, ASM3175350v1, whole genome shotgun sequence genome:
- the NHLRC1 gene encoding E3 ubiquitin-protein ligase NHLRC1: MAAEDEAELSLLECRVCFEPYGPDGQRRPLNLPCGHVLCRGCVGALAAAERQRLECPFCRRLCGPAETSDCLPLLQLLELLGPAGGGLASVLGRSGGGAAGAAPAGLGLRLCLGGWGSLVNPTGVAAWPGSGRLAVAHDGKKRIHVFGPSGFCLRRFGERGDASNDIKYPLDVTVTSDGHVVVTDGGDCSVKAFDFEGRGVLAVREGFCLPWGLDATPKSEVILSDSEAGALYRLAADFRKGELKKCQMIRSQLVSPRAVAVCQTSGAVVVIEHLKARGPSKGSTRVTIFSAEMDLIGQMDSFGLNLVFPSRIYATAVAFDKEGRVIVTDVCSQAVICLGKPEEFPIFNPLISHGLSYPVGLTYTANNSLVVLDSGDHSLKVYSAT, from the coding sequence ATGGCGGCTGAGGACGAGGCGGAGCTGAGCCTGCTGGAGTGCCGGGTGTGCTTCGAGCCGTACGGCCCCGacgggcagcggcggccgctcaACTTGCCCTGCGGGCACGTCCTCTGCCGGGGCTGCGTGGGGGCCCTGGCCGCCGCCGAGCGCCAGAGGCTGGAGTGTCCCTTCTGCCGGCGGCTCTGCGGCCCCGCCGAGACCAGCGACTGCCTCccgctgctgcagctgctggagctcctggGCCCCGCCGGCGGCGGCCTCGCCTCGGTCCTGGGCAGGAGCGGCggaggggcggcgggggcggcccccgcggggctcgggctGCGACTGTgcctggggggctgggggtcgCTGGTGAACCCCACCGGGGTGGCGGCCTGGCCCGGGTCGGGTCGCCTGGCAGTGGCACACGACGGCAAGAAGAGGATCCACGTCTTTGGGCCGAGCGGGTTCTGCCTGCGGCGGTTCGGGGAGCGGGGGGACGCGAGCAACGACATCAAGTATCCGCTCGATGTGACGGTCACGTCGGACGGGCACGTGGTGGTCACCGACGGCGGGGACTGCTCCGTGAAGGCCTTCGATTTTGAGGGAAGGGGGGTCCTGGCTGTCCGGGAAGGCTTCTGTTTGCCCTGGGGCTTGGATGCCACCCCCAAGAGCGAAGTAATCCTGAGCGACTCGGAGGCAGGCGCGCTCTACCGCCTGGCGGCCGACTTCCGAAAGGGAGAATTAAAGAAGTGTCAGATGATCCGGTCCCAGCTTGTCAGCCCCAGAGCGGTTGCAGTCTGCCAGACCTCGGGTGCTGTCGTGGTAATCGAGCACCTGAAAGCTCGAGGACCGAGCAAGGGCAGCACCCGAGTGACGATATTCAGTGCGGAGATGGATCTCATCGGCCAGATGGACAGCTTCGGTCTGAACCTCGTTTTCCCCTCCAGAATATATGCTACGGCTGTGGCCTTTGACAAAGAAGGTCGTGTTATAGTAACGGATGTTTGTAGCCAGGCTGTCATATGCTTAGGGAAACCTGAGGAATTTCCTATCTTTAATCCTCTAATTAGCCACGGGCTTTCTTATCCTGTTGGACTGACTTACACGGCAAACAATTCCCTCGTCGTTTTAGACAGCGGTGATCATTCACTGAAAGTATATAGCGCTACCTGA